In Rhodothermaceae bacterium, the genomic window CAAAAAGAACTTGAAGTAACTCAGCGGCAATTAGCGTTCCGTGAGCAGGCACTGGAAGCGACCCGCGAGCGCTATAATGTCGGGGCAGCGACCTTGGTTGAGCTTACACAGGCACAATCTGATTTTGTACAGGCTTCTCAGGATGCAGTGGCTGCGCGCTACACCATCTTCGTGCGCAAACGCCTGATCAGCTACTATACCGGCGAACTGAATCCGAGTCTCCCATTATTTGAATAAATGGCAAAGAAAAAAAACCGTACACGTACAATCCTGATCATTATCGGGATCGCCGTGATCCTTCTCGTAATCCTTGGCCTCGTGGGGCGCCGCCTGAGTGGCCCCAATGCAACGCGGGTAGAAATTGTTACCGTGGAAACGCGGACCGTGACGCAGACGGTGACGGCTTCCGGCCGCGTCCAGCCGGAAGTGGAAATCATCATCAGTCCGGATGTCTCCGGTGAGATCGTCCAACTCCCCGTGGTGGAGGGGCAACAGGTTCAGAGAGGAGAACTTCTGGCGCGGATCAAGTCCGATTTTTATGAAGCTCAGGTAGAGCAGGCCGAGGCACAGCTATCGCAGGCTAAAGCAAATTTGTCGCAACAGGAAGCGAACCTCCTGCTGCAGGAACAGACGTTGGATCGACAGCGCCAGCTTTATGAGGCGGAAGTGATTCCCCTTGATCAATATGAGCAGAGTGATACTCAATACAAGGTTGCACAGGCAAACGTAGATGCGGCAAGGTTTAACGTGGAAAGTGCACAGGCACGCCTGAGGGAGTCCCAGGAGCAACTCAGAAAAACGGCGCTCTATGCACCAATGTCTGGTACCGTGAGCCAGTTGGATATTGAATTGGGAGAACGCGTAACTGGGAATGAGCTACAGGCAGGGACCACTGTCATGAAAGTGGCTCGCCTGGACCAAATGGAGTTAGAGGTCGAAGTCAGTGAAAACGATGTGGTCAATGTCGCTCTTGGGGATACAGCTTCGATTGAAGTGGATGCCTACCCCAATCGCATATTCAAAGGAGTGGTCACAGAAATTGCAAACTCAGCCCGACTCCAAGGAAGTACTTTCCAGGAGCAGGTTACAAATTTCCCCGTCAAGGTCCGGATCCTTGATCCCCATAATGCCGAGGCCAGAGCCATG contains:
- a CDS encoding efflux RND transporter periplasmic adaptor subunit, translating into MAKKKNRTRTILIIIGIAVILLVILGLVGRRLSGPNATRVEIVTVETRTVTQTVTASGRVQPEVEIIISPDVSGEIVQLPVVEGQQVQRGELLARIKSDFYEAQVEQAEAQLSQAKANLSQQEANLLLQEQTLDRQRQLYEAEVIPLDQYEQSDTQYKVAQANVDAARFNVESAQARLRESQEQLRKTALYAPMSGTVSQLDIELGERVTGNELQAGTTVMKVARLDQMELEVEVSENDVVNVALGDTASIEVDAYPNRIFKGVVTEIANSARLQGSTFQEQVTNFPVKVRILDPHNAEARAMGMADAGLAGETPATEDYPSFRPGMSGTVDIFTNTVQEVLSIPIQAVTVRDFNAIKRARSTAAEADTTAGDEEEVKPDITVGGEEDLQRMVFVVDETMNVTATIVETGISDDQFIEIKSGLEEGNRVVNGPYSAVSRELDDGDLVEERGAGRSL